One region of Triticum aestivum cultivar Chinese Spring chromosome 6B, IWGSC CS RefSeq v2.1, whole genome shotgun sequence genomic DNA includes:
- the LOC123139622 gene encoding transcriptional corepressor LEUNIG_HOMOLOG, with amino-acid sequence MAQSNWEADKMLDVYIYDYLLKRNLQTTAKAFMAEGKVAADPVAIDAPGGFLFEWWSVFWDIFIARTNEKHSEVAAAYLEAQQIKAREHQQQMQMQQLQLIQQRHAQMQRTNSGHPSLNGPINGLNSDAILGPSTASVLAAKMYEERLKHPHPMDSEGSQLIDASRMALLKSAATNHTGQLVPGNPGNVSTTLQQIQARNQQTIDIKSEGNMGVAQRSMPMDPSSLYGQGIIQQKPGLGGAGLNQGVSGLPLKGWPLTGIDQLRPNIGAQMQKPFFSTQSQFQLMSPQQQQQLLAQAQVQGNLNNSTNYGDMDPRRFTTLTRGGMNGKDGQPAGTDGCISSPMQSSSPKIRADQEYLMKMQQTSSQQSQEHLQQQQQQQQNQQQQQLNQQQMQQNNRKRKQATSSGPANSTGTGNTVGPSANSPPSTPSTHTPEGLAVAGNMRHVPKNLMMYGADGTGLASSSNQMDDLEAFGDVGSLDDNVESFLSNDEGDARDIFAALKSPTEPNPPASKGFTFSEVNCWRTSNSKIVCCNFSSDGKILASAGHEKKAVLWNMETFQTQYLPEEHSLIITDVRFRPNSTQLATSSFDRTVKLWNIADPAFSQHTFTGHNYSVTSLDFHPKKTELLCSCDGNGEIRYWNVTQHSCIRVIKGGTAQIRFQPSTGQFLAAASESIVSIFDVETHTKKYTLQGHNTDVQSVCWDNTGEYLASVSQDLVKVWSVSSGECIHEVSSNGNKFHSCVFHPSYTNLLVIGGYQSLELWNMVKNQSMTVPAHDGLIASLAQSPVTGMVASASHDNSVKLWK; translated from the exons ATGGCGCAGAGCAATTGGGAAGCGGACAAGAT gctCGATGTGTATATCTACGACTACTTGCTCAAGCGGAACCTGCAGACGACCGCCAAGGCGTTCATGGCGGAGGGGAAGGTCGCGGCTGACCCAGTTG CAATTGATGCTCCTGGGGGCTTTCTCTTTGAGTGGTGGTCTGTCTTTTGGGATATATTTATTGCAAGGACAAATGAGAAACATTCGGAGGTTGCAGCAGCTTACCTAGAG GCACAACAAATAAAAGCGAGAGAGCACCAGCAGCAGATGCAGATGCAACAATTGCAACTCATCCAACAAAGACATGCTCAAATGCAGCGAACTAATTCAGGCCACCCTTCGCTTAACGGTCCAATAAATGGCCTAAACTCCGATGCCATTCTGGGGCCATCGACAGCTAGTGTTTTAGCTGCTAAGATGTACGAAGAGCGCTTGAAGCACCCTCATCCAATGGACTCCGAAGGATCGCAGCTTATCGATGCTAGTAGGATGGCTCTTCTTAAGTCGGCTGCAACAAACCATACAGG GCAATTAGTTCCTGGAAATCCTGGAAATGTATCTACTACGCTGCAACAGATTCAGGCTCGGAATCAACAAACAATT GACATTAAGAGTGAGGGCAACATGGGTGTAGCCCAAAGATCTATGCCCATGGATCCATCTTCCTTATACGGACAGGGAATAATTCAGCAAAAACCTGGATTAGGTGGTGCAG GACTGAACCAAGGAGTGAGTGGTCTACCCTTGAAGGGCTGGCCATTAACT GGAATAGACCAACTTCGGCCAAATATAGGTGCCCAAATGCAGAAGCCATTTTTTTCAACACAGTCACAGTTCCAACTTATGTCaccacaacagcaacagcaactctTAGCACAGGCTCAAGTACAAGGGAACCTTAACAACTCAACTAATTATGGGGATATGGACCCCCGCAGATTTACGACACTGACCAGGGGTGGCATGAATGGTAAAGACGGACAACCTGCTGGGACTGATGGCTGCATTAGTTCCCCAATGCAATCAAGTTCACCAAAAATTAGAGCAGACCAAGAATATCTCATGAAG ATGCAGCAAACATCTTCTCAGCAATCACAGGAACAtcttcagcagcagcaacagcagcagcagaacCAGCAACAGCAGCAGCTAAATCAGCAGCAAATGCAACAG AACAACAGAAAAAGAAAGCAAGCTACATCGTCAGGCCCAGCAAATAGTACAGGAACAGGAAATACGGTGGGCCCTTCAGCCAACTCTCCACCGTCAACTCCATCCACACATACACCTGAAGGACTTGCAGTAGCTGGCAATATGCGCCATGTTCCAAAAAATCTAATGATGTATGGTGCGGATGGAACTGGGCTCGCATCCTCTTCAAATCAAATG GATGATcttgaagcttttggtgatgttGGCTCATTGGATGACAATGTTGAATCTTTCTTGTCCAATGATGAGGGAGATGCAAGGGATATTTTTGCTGCACTTAAAAGCCCAACAGAGCCTAATCCACCTGCTTCAAAAG GTTTTACATTCAGCGAGGTTAACTGTTGGCGAACAAGCAACAGCAAGATAGTCTGCTGCAATTTTTCTTCTGACGGCAAGATCTTGGCAAGTGCTGGACATGAAAAAAAG GCTGTACTTTGGAATATGGAGACTTTCCAGACACAGTATTTACCAGAAGAGCATAGTCTCATTATCACTGACGTCCGTTTCAGACCTAACTCTACACAGCTGGCAACTTCATCTTTTGACAGAACAGTTAAACTATGGAACATTGCAGAT CCTGCATTCTCGCAGCATACATTCACTGGGCATAATTATAGTGTTACATCACTAGATTTTCATCCAAAGAAGACGGAACTTTTGTGCTCTTGTGATGGCAATGGTGAAATCCGATACTGGAACGTGACTCAGCATTCCTGTATTCGTGTCATAAAG GGTGGTACTGCTCAAATTCGTTTCCAACCTAGCACCGGACAGTTTCTTGCAGCTGCTAGTGAAAGTATTGTCTCCATATTTGATGTTGAAACACATACCAAAAAGTACACCCTGCAG GGCCATAACACAGACGTGCAGTCAGTGTGCTGGGACAACACTGGGGAGTACCTTGCGTCTGTCAGCCAGGATCTAGTTAAGGTGTGGTCAGTATCATCAGGAGAGTGCATTCATGAGGTCAGCTCAAATGGAAATAAGTTCCATTCTTGTGTGTTCCACCCAAGTTATACCAATCTCTTGGTGATTGGAGGCTACCAG TCCTTGGAGCTATGGAACATGGTAAAGAACCAAAGCATGACGGTGCCGGCTCACGATGGTCTGATTGCGTCGTTGGCACAATCACCGGTAACCGGTATGGTGGCTTCTGCGAGCCACGACAACTCCGTCAAGTTGTGGaagtaa